In Setaria italica strain Yugu1 chromosome IX, Setaria_italica_v2.0, whole genome shotgun sequence, the genomic stretch GGGCCTACTTTCATGGAGGAACAGATACAGATACTCAATAACAATTCAATTAATAGGGCACTAATAGCAGTCACCATGTCATTCTAGCTAACTCAGTACTCTATACCAGTAATCAATACTCCACCACATCTAATAAAATGGCAACTGATAAATTGCATTCTCTGTAACTAATGCACTTGCCATTGAGAACTGATTTACTCCAAAATTTGACTCCAGCagatacacattctccacttTGCATCATAGCATACAGCTTAATATATCTAAATAAAACGATATAATGATGTTAATAGCTTCTGCAGACATGCGCTCTAGCTACTGAAGGTACTAAACAGGTATCATATTCACAGTGATCATACTTATCATTGATCAGGATGCGCAGAAAAATACAAGGAACAACATTGTGCTCGAATTGCGTTACGCCATCATCTCCACTGATCTTAAAATACGGATCGCAAATTAACCCATTCATGGAGCTGATTATATTGGGCACAAGCGCAACAGTCACATACCGAACATCTCGCAGGGAGAACAAACGAGTAACACTGATTACAGAGCGGGAGAGGGGCGTCGGCTTACGTGCCACCGACTCCACCGAGGGTGTTGGACGCGACGGTGGCGAACGGCATCTCAcacacggcggcgcgggcgccgtaGAGGGCCGAGGCGACGCGCGACGCCCGCATGCCCCCGCTCCCCGCGCCGATGGTGAAGAGGTCGTAGTCGTACTCCCTCTCTGCCGCGCCGGAAGCGGCGCCGTTGCCCCCTCCAGCGGCCGCGGAGGCCGAGACGGAgagcgcgcggcggaggtgggcgcccggggacgtggcggcggcgagggggagcgggtggcggcgggaggcgtcgaggaggaggggTTGGCGCGGGGAGACGGCGCGAGCTAGGCTacggaccgccgccgccgcagcggcggaggaggcgggtgggagggtcgccgccgccatggttGAGGTGTCCGTCCTTCCCTTCCCGGCGGCGTGGGCAGGCGAAATCAAACCGAAATGCTCCCTTCGGCCGCGCCCCGCCCTTTGCTGCTTCGATGCCTTGCTTCGGTGAGGCGTGAGGTGGCATCCAGTGGCTGGGCCCTGGTGTATTAGGATTAAATTATGCTTTCTCAACTGGGACACGTAGTTATATTCTTGAAAGCGTATCCAAGTCCAAGGTAGGCAAGCAGCCATGCAGCCCATGCAGTAAGCCAGCGGAAGGGTGACAGATGGGCCGGAAAGGCCGAGCTCGAAATAGCATTCCGGCCCACACGTGCGACGAGCAATCGACGACGACAAGTCCCAACCGGGATCGAACCGTGACGGCTGCATAAATTGACTAGTGAACCGTGGCTGTCGCCTGTCGGAACGGAAATCGAACTCAGCGCATGCGCCGAGCTCATATTTGCGTAATTGCGTTCCGTGGGAAAAGCAATGCACCTCTGGCTGTTAGTTATTCTTTGAAAGATTGATGCCTCAGATCACTCTTTTCAAAAAATCTTGTACCCAAGTAAACAATGAGAAACATTGTCATGCTGTCTGACTGGCTGTTATGAAACTTATTAAGCACCTTTGTAGTCATGCTTATAGTCCTCCTTGCCATACAGGAACCGAAGTAAACCTAGGCCAAATTTTCTTGATGACGGTACCTTCCCAGCGCAAGCTGAAGAACTCCAGTTTGATTATACGTGCAGGAAGCCAGTAAAGCAGATTTAAGGGGATTATCTTACCCTACCTGGCCATCTCGTgggacttgttcttctttgaacTCCGTTggtaaacctttttttttcttctattgtCTATGGATCAACTACGTTATATGCTGCTATACTAATCTAATGTATCAATGTTTAAATAATATTTTTAATACTGTAGTATGGAACGTAGACATGAGTTTCCATCTCAGAAGTTAAAAATGTTGGGTGCTTGGATCACCACTCTAAACACACAATGTCGATCTATGATCATGTCTGCAGCCGGACATGTCAACACGCACAGGCACTACTAGCACATTAGGCAACAGCATGGAGCAGCCATGCAGAAACCACCAGGCAGGGCACAGATTATTCTCTGCTCCCTCACACCAACCACAAAATCAACACAGCTACACAGGCTAGCAGCTAATCAGATATTGGCAACAGACCTTTGCAGTGCAGGACACGGAGAAGAGGGGCACAGGAAGCTGCCATCCACGGCAAAGGTTCAAGTCGTGATCCACTGATGCTTAGCTCCGAAGGCTGTAACTGCTCCATGCAGCAACGTCAGGAGCAAGAGAATCATAGGCTGGAACACAATATTTTAATCCTACCTACATAGTTGTGCAAACCATGCAGAAAGCCAGAACAAGGGTAAGCCGCTTTATCAGGTACTTGCAGTTTATAAATAGGTCCCAGACCACCGAAAGAAGCTACTGCCCCTCTGCCCCAGATGTCAAGCACACCAGTACACATCACGAAAAAATTAACAGGCGGCACGAGGCACATGGGGATCAGATCAGCAACAGCAGTTGGCACTTTGGATACAGTTCAACTTTTTCTATAGCACAACCTTGCAACCAGACCATTACACAATCATCCCCATTAACAAAAGAGAAAGCAAGTAAAAAGGAGCGCAGAATAGCTACTTAGCTATGTATCACCGGTGCTCTTCCAAGAAGAGGGACCGATGAGTCCATCCGCAATTGGCAGGTGAACGATTTGCAGGAGCAGTCGATGGGCACGTGCAGGTTACGACCCGCAGCTTACTTGGAAGGGTCCCCACGGTGGGGATGGGTTGGGGAGGCTGCCGGAAAGAGGCCTATCCTAGTGGTGCCTAGGTATGGGAGCAAGCAGCAGTGGCAGGGTAGAGCATGATCCATGCCATTTGCTGCAAGGTCTTCTTTAGTCTGCTGCTCACCATGCCTTCTGTCATCGGCATACCTGGTTCCATTCACCGATGGCAATGTCTTCCCCTGCCAAACACAGCAACATGAGATCTCTGCACAGTGATAGCAAGAAATGCTACTACCATAGAAACCATTTATCATACTGAAATGCTCATAACTGAGGCTCTGTACGCTGAACAAAGGGAACAAACATTCGTTTCTTGAAGAAAAGCCAGTGGTTTGGTATCATCTACGATCGATTCGGATAAACGAGGAAGTAGCCATTGATTCAGATGCAAAGATAAACAAAAAAACTATCTATCTATAGGCAGCAACTTCAAGATTATATAAACATATCCAAGATAAATTTGAATAAACAAGTCAGGACCACAGTATCATTGATTCTGATGCAAGGATAAACAAACTAGTGCAGAGATCTGCAGACTTCTGCTGGCAGAAAGG encodes the following:
- the LOC101784019 gene encoding uncharacterized protein LOC101784019 gives rise to the protein MRRPARRFEAPPVAVRVTSEGLMAALCIPNLSQCKDLTTIGTVKGKTLPSVNGTRYADDRRHGEQQTKEDLAANGMDHALPCHCCLLPYLGTTRIGLFPAASPTHPHRGDPSK